The region GCGGCACCAAGCGCTCGGAGATCATCCAGCAGATGGCGGCGGCACAGCAGAAAATCGTCGATCAGATCTGGGACAAACGCGATCCCTCGCTGCCGCTGCGGTCCAAGGAAGAATTCGTGACGCTCGCCTCGATCGTCGAAAAGGAAACCGGCGTTGCCGACGAACGCGCCCATGTCGCCTCGGTTTTCCTGAACCGGCTCGGCAAGGGCATGCGCCTGCAGTCCGACCCGACGATCATTTACGGCCTCTTCGGCGGCGACGGCAAACCGGCAGACCGGCCGATCTATCAGTCGGACCTGAAGCGGGAAACGCCCTATAATACCTATGTCATCAAGGGCCTGCCGCCGACGCCGATCGCCAATCCCGGCAAGGATGCGCTTGAGGCCGTCGCCAATCCCTGGAAGACCCAGGACCTCTATTTCGTCGCCGACGGCACCGGTGGCCATGTTTTCGCGGCGACGCTCGAGGAGCACAATGCCAACGTCAAGCGGTGGCGCAAGCTCGAAGCCGACAAGGGCTCGGACCCGAACATCGCAGTCGACGGCCAGCCTGAAGAGCAGCCGGCCGATGACGGCGCAGCCGTCGCGCCGCCGAAGAAAAAGAAGATCAACTGATAGCTTCTGGAGGCTCGTATGGCTTTGCAGTCCATGACCGGTTTTGCGCGGCGCGAGGGAACGAGCGGCCGCTGGCGCTGGGCATGGGAACTGCGCTCGGTCAACGGCAAGGGCCTCGACCTGCGGCTGCGCCTGCCGCCTGGCCTCGAACGCATGGAGGCCGACGTCCGCCGCCTTGCCGGCGAAAGCTTCAGCCGCGGCAACCTGCAGGCATCCCTGTCCGTCACCGCCGACGAGAACCGCTTCGAGGCCGTGCTGAACAGGCAGGCGCTCTCAGCCGTGCTTGCGATGCGCGAGCAATTGGACGGCGTGATCGATCCGGCGCCGCTGAAGCTCGACACGCTGCTGCTGGTGCGCGGCATCGTGGAGTTTCGCGAAGGCGAGGATGGCGAGGAAGCACTCGCTGCCCGTGACGCCGATATCACTGCCGGCCTGTTGGCAGCCCTTGCCGATCTCCGGGCCATGCGCGAACAGGAAGGCTCGGCGCTGACCCGCATTCTCCTCGACCATGTGACGACGATCGAAGGCCTGACGCGCACGATCGAGGCCGATCCCTCACGCTCGCCGCAGGAGATTGCCGCGCGGCTTACCGCGCAGGTCGCCTTGCTGATGGACGGCATGGCCGCGCTCGACCGCGACCGGCTGCATGCAGAAGCCGCACTGCTGGCGACCAAGGCGGATCTGCGCGAAGAAATCGATCGTCTGAAGGCGCACGTTGCCGCAGCACGCGATCTCCTGGTGAAAGATGGCCCTGCCGGCCGCCGGCTGGACTTCCTTGCACAGGAATTTAACCGCGAATCGAATACCATCTGCTCGAAGTCGAATGCCTCGGCGGTCACCGCCGCCGGCATCGAGCTGAAAGTCGTGATCGACCAGTTCCGCGAGCAGGTCCAGAATTTGGAGTAAGACATGAAACCGGCGAAATCCTCGCCCGTCCAGATCGCCCGCCGCGGTCTGATGCTTGTCATCTCGTCGCCGTCGGGCGCCGGCAAGTCCACCATCGCGCGCACGCTGCTGGAGCAGGACAGGCAAATCGGCCTCTCCGTCAGCGTCACCACGCGCCAGCGCCGCCCGAGCGAAGTCGAGGATGTGCATTACCACTTCAAGAGCGTGCGCGAGTTCGAGCGGATGCGCGACAGCGACGCGCTGCTCGAATCGGCCGAGGTGCATGGCAATTTCTACGGCACGCCGCGCGAGCCTGTGGAGCAAGCCATGGCCGAGGGCCGCGACATGCTCTTCGACATCGACTGGCAAGGCGCCCAGCAGTTGCAGGAGAAGATGTCGGCCGACGTCGTCTCGATCTTCGTGCTACCGCCGACCATGACG is a window of Rhizobium sp. N324 DNA encoding:
- a CDS encoding YicC/YloC family endoribonuclease; its protein translation is MALQSMTGFARREGTSGRWRWAWELRSVNGKGLDLRLRLPPGLERMEADVRRLAGESFSRGNLQASLSVTADENRFEAVLNRQALSAVLAMREQLDGVIDPAPLKLDTLLLVRGIVEFREGEDGEEALAARDADITAGLLAALADLRAMREQEGSALTRILLDHVTTIEGLTRTIEADPSRSPQEIAARLTAQVALLMDGMAALDRDRLHAEAALLATKADLREEIDRLKAHVAAARDLLVKDGPAGRRLDFLAQEFNRESNTICSKSNASAVTAAGIELKVVIDQFREQVQNLE
- the gmk gene encoding guanylate kinase, yielding MKPAKSSPVQIARRGLMLVISSPSGAGKSTIARTLLEQDRQIGLSVSVTTRQRRPSEVEDVHYHFKSVREFERMRDSDALLESAEVHGNFYGTPREPVEQAMAEGRDMLFDIDWQGAQQLQEKMSADVVSIFVLPPTMTELQSRLHRRAEDSEEVIQTRLANSRAEIAHWREYDYVIVNDDLNAAFDAVQSIVKAERLRRDRRHGMFDFVRELLEETPSL